In the Cytophagales bacterium genome, one interval contains:
- the nadA gene encoding quinolinate synthase NadA: MDYENAKKNCQDNPGTTIFPQHPANSSRLCRDDNHPGDVVAEIEKLRKEKNAIILAHYYQEASIQEIADYVGDSLGLSQEAARTDADIIVFAGVYFMGETAKILNPGKKVLIPDKEAGCSLAESCPPGSFKKFLGEHPGHLVISYINCTAEIKAMSDIICTSSNAANVIESVPKNKPIIFAPDKNLGYYLKRLTGREMIIWEGTCIVHQEFSSDLIDDIKKKYPNAKVIAHPECSSYMLEIADKIGSTSTLIKFTKTDTAKEYIVATETGIFHQMRKVSPDKTFIPAPVVATCSACQQCPYMKMNTLEKLYLCLKNEKPEINIPENIRKKALKPIQRMMEIN, translated from the coding sequence ATGGACTATGAGAATGCTAAAAAGAACTGTCAGGATAATCCGGGTACAACAATTTTCCCTCAACATCCGGCAAATTCATCCCGACTTTGTCGGGATGATAACCATCCCGGTGATGTCGTTGCTGAAATTGAAAAACTTAGAAAGGAAAAAAATGCGATTATCCTTGCTCACTACTACCAGGAGGCTTCCATCCAGGAAATAGCAGATTACGTTGGCGACAGCCTGGGTCTGTCTCAAGAGGCAGCTCGTACAGATGCTGATATTATAGTATTTGCAGGAGTATATTTTATGGGTGAAACCGCTAAGATCTTAAATCCCGGTAAGAAGGTGCTTATTCCCGACAAAGAGGCCGGCTGTTCACTGGCAGAATCCTGTCCTCCGGGATCATTCAAAAAATTCCTGGGAGAACATCCCGGCCATCTGGTAATATCCTATATAAATTGCACGGCTGAGATCAAAGCGATGAGCGATATAATCTGCACATCGTCAAATGCAGCGAATGTGATTGAATCGGTTCCGAAAAACAAACCGATCATTTTCGCCCCGGATAAAAATCTGGGATATTACCTGAAGAGATTAACCGGCAGGGAAATGATAATATGGGAAGGCACCTGCATTGTACACCAGGAATTTTCCAGCGATCTAATTGATGATATTAAAAAAAAATATCCCAATGCAAAAGTAATAGCTCACCCGGAATGCAGTTCCTATATGCTTGAAATTGCTGATAAAATAGGTTCAACAAGTACACTGATAAAGTTTACTAAAACAGATACAGCCAAAGAATATATAGTAGCTACAGAAACCGGTATTTTTCACCAGATGCGCAAAGTTAGTCCGGATAAAACTTTTATTCCAGCCCCGGTGGTAGCAACGTGTTCTGCCTGTCAGCAGTGCCCATACATGAAGATGAATACGCTGGAAAAGCTTTATTTGTGTTTAAAAAATGAAAAACCTGAGATCAATATCCCTGAAAATATCAGGAAAAAAGCGCTGAAACCTATTCAAAGAATGATGGAGATCAATTGA